The Desulfobulbus propionicus DSM 2032 DNA segment CCTGCCAGGAAAGGAACACTACTTGCGGACGGCAGATTTTGGTGCGCCGCCCTCGATTATACCGTAACCATTTGAAACAAAAAGATATTCACAAGAGAGAGTTGACCTTGCGCACAGGACAGCTTATTTTGCTGCCGTATCGACGCCTCAAGGAGAACCCAAATGGACATTAAAGGATTGCGCAAAGAATACTCTAACCCGGTCCTCAAGCGGGACATGCTGGCCGCCGATCCCGTTGATCAGTTTGCGCACTGGTTTCAGGAGGCCTGCGATGCCGGGCTGCCCGAACCCAACGCCATGACCCTGGCCACGGTCGGGGCAGACGGCCAACCCACCCTGCGCACCGTTCTGCTCAAGCTGTTTGATACAAACGGTTTCGTCTTCTACACCAACTACGGCAGCCGCAAGGCCCGGCAGATCGGCGAGAACCACAAGGTCGCCCTGCTCTTCCCCTGGGTCAAGCTGGCGCGCCAAGTGGCGATCACCGGCACGGCGGAAAAGGTCAGCTCGGCCGAATCGGCCCGCTACTTCGCCAGCCGGCCGCGCGAGAGCCAGTTAGGCGCCTGGATCTCCAAGCAGAGCGCCGTGCTCACCTCGCGTCAGCTGCTGATGATGGAATTGGAGAAAATGAAGAACAAGTTTCTCAAGGGCGAGATTCCCTTGCCTGATTTCTGGGGAGGGTATCGGGTTCGGCCGGACACGGTTGAATTTTGGCAGGGCCAGACCAGCCGACTGCATGACCGGTTTCTCTACACCCGCCAGCAAGGAAATGCCTGGTGCATCGAACGGCTGGCCCCCTGAACCACCTCTCGGTGCGCAGATACGTGTTGGCCATGGGCCGTATCTCACCGAGCTTTCTTTTTTCCACCTTTTCTCAACGGACTTGATCCATGCGAATCCTGTTGCTTTGCTCCTGCATCCTGACCCTGGCTATCAACGCCCTGGCCGAAGAACCCAAGACCGCTCCTCCGGCCGGCGCCCCGCCCCTGCTGACCGCACCGGCCCCGCAGCCGGCGCCGGAAAGCAAGCCGCCGGCTTGGCTGCCGCAGCCAGGGCAAGCCCCGCCATCTCTCTCGCCCGCCGCAAGGCCGGCTGCCGACAAACCACAGACCGAGAAACCGGCCGTCTCGCCGGCGGCAACGGCTAAACCCGCGGTCGACAAACCGGCGGCACCGCAACAAACTGAAATCGCGCCGGCGGCCAAACAGAACAAAACAGCCAAAAAGAACGCCAAGAACAACAGTCAGCGGGCCAAAACCACAGCCAAGAAATTCGGCCGGGGAAACGATGTCCCCCCGCTGATTGCCGGCGCGGTCGACGACTCGGAATCGGCCCGGCAACAGGCCTCCCTGTGGCACCAGGTGCTGGATCTCCCCCTGACGCTTCGTCAAGTCACGGCCACGCCGCCGCTGCTGGCCGGCATTCGTCCGCAGCACACCAAAGCCGCGGTCGAGGAGTCCGAGCCACTGTTCAAATTTGAATCAGCGTTGGCCAAGCGGCTGGCGCAGCAGGAGGAGAAGGAGCAGAAAATCAGCAGCACCCTGGACATGCTCACCTCGCTGGTCGATCTGCAGCACAACATCAAGCAGCAGATCTCGATTCTTTCCAAAAAGCTGAAGACCAGCGGTTCGGAAACCGAGAAACAGGCCTTGCAGGAAGAGTTGGCCAAACTGGACAAACAGCTGTCCGAAACTGGAGCCGATTTCGAACGCATCGCCACCGGCATCGAGCCCCAGGTCTTTTCCGAGCAAAAAGACGTGAGTTTCAGTTGGAAGGAGGAGCTGGCCACCCTGCTCGAACCGAGCATCAAGGAACTGAAACAGCTCACCGCTCGGGCACGGCAGAAATCGGAACTCAAGGAAACCATCGATGAGTACCACGAACAGGTCGTCACGGCTCAACGCGCGGTGGAACACCTCAACCAGCTGATCAACGAGACCAAGGATCCGAACATCAAGGCCTATCTGGGCGAACTGATGCCCGCCTGGCAGCACATGGAGAAACGGATCGGCAGTAAATTGGAACTGGCGCAGCGGGAACTGGCCAAGCTGGAAGACAAGGATGTCTCGCTGCTGGAAAGCTCGGGCAATTCAGTGCGCGAATTTTTCCGTGACCGCGGCTGGTACCTGCTCATCGCTCTGCTCGCCTTCGTGGTCATTCTTCTGGCCTTCCGCCTGATCGCCCGCCTGCTTTTTTTCATCCTGCCGGGCGCGCGCAAGGAACAGCGGCCCCTCCACGTCCGCATCCTGGACATCTTTTTCCAGATCTTTTCGGTGATCTCGGCCATTTGCGGCCTGATCTTCGTTCTCTACACCGCCGAGGATTGGCTTTTGCTCAGCGCCGCCATCATCCTCCTGGTCGGCATCGCCTGGACAGTGCGCCAGACCCTGCCCAAGATGTGGCAGCAGGTTCGGCTGCTGCTCAACATGGGCTCGATCCGC contains these protein-coding regions:
- the pdxH gene encoding pyridoxamine 5'-phosphate oxidase; its protein translation is MDIKGLRKEYSNPVLKRDMLAADPVDQFAHWFQEACDAGLPEPNAMTLATVGADGQPTLRTVLLKLFDTNGFVFYTNYGSRKARQIGENHKVALLFPWVKLARQVAITGTAEKVSSAESARYFASRPRESQLGAWISKQSAVLTSRQLLMMELEKMKNKFLKGEIPLPDFWGGYRVRPDTVEFWQGQTSRLHDRFLYTRQQGNAWCIERLAP